DNA sequence from the bacterium genome:
GCCGCCGCTGTCGATCCGCATCCGAGGTTTCCATTGAAAGAAGCCCCCCTCCACTCCGCCGATGATCTTCCGAGGATCCGTTTTTCGTGGCTGCTGAGGCTGCGTTGGGCTGCGGCGTTTGGCCAGATGTTGGCGGTCGGTGTCTCACGCTGGGGATTCGACCTGCCGTTGCCCCTTGCGCCGCTGGGCGCGCTCATCGCGGCGACGATCGTGAGCAACCTGGCAGCGCTCGTGTGGCTAGGGCGCGGCGGCGAGGCATCAGATGCCCACGCGGGTTCCTTGCTGGCACTCGACCTGGCCATCTTGACGGGGCTTCTCTACTGGACCGGGGGCCCCAGCAACCCCTTTACTTTCCTGTACCTGGTCAATCTCACGCTCGCAGCGGCCGTCCTGCCGGGGCGTTGGACGTGGGGGCTGGCTGCGCTCTCCGTGGCAGGTTTCGGTCTTCTGTTTACCGGCCACGTCCCGATTGCGGAGTCTTCCGCTTCGCACGCTCAACACGGTGGCGAGGATTTCCAGCTGCATCTCTATGGGATGTGGCTCGCCTTCACGCTGACGACACTGCTGATCGCGTTCTTTGTCTCCAAGGTCTCCGGTGAGCTGCGCCGCCGTCAGGCGGAGCTTGCCCTGGAACGGGAGCGCAGCGCGCACGTAGAGCGCCTGGCTTCGTTGGCAACCCTTGCGGCAGGTACGGCACACGAGCTCGGGACCCCGCTCGCGACCATCGCCGTCGTCGCCAAGGAGTTGGAGCTGCGCCTCCATTCCGATCCCTCGAATGCTTCGCTGCCGGAGGAAGCCCGACTGATCCGATCGGAGGTGCGTCGGTGCCGCACGATTCTCGACCAGATGAGCGTCGAGGCCGGCGAAAATCCTACGGAAGCGCTCGAGACGGTCACGATGATCGAGCTCGCAACGGACCTGCGCTCAGAGCTGGAGGAAGCGCTCTCCTTGCGCCTCGAGGTCGAAGCGGATGAAACGAGCTTCCGCGCCCCCCGAAAGGCTCTTCTCCGCTCGCTCCTCTCCCTCGTACGCAATGGCTTCGACGCCAGCCCTCCGGAGGCGACGATCCACCTCATCGCCCGCCGGGAGGGGCCGAACCTGGTCTTCGTCGTCGAGGATCATGGCACCGGCGTTTCCGAAGAGCTGATGCACCGGATCGGCGAGCCCTTCTTCACGACCAAACCGGCCGGGCGCGGGCAGGGCCTGGGCCTCTTTCTTGCGCGAACGCTTGCAACGGAGTTGGGCGGCGCCTTGCGAATCGACTCCACGCCCGGGCATGGAACACGCGCGATCCTGGAACTTCCGGTCTCACTGGCTGAAGCCAGTGGCGCCCCGTCGTAGAAGCGATGTCGAGCAACGAAGCCCGGGCCCGTTCGGTTCTGGTCGTCGATGACGACGAGATCTTTCGCACCCGCCTCATGCAGGCGTTCGAGGACAGGGGGCTTCGCTCACTGGGAGCCAGCAATGGGGACGCGGCCCTCGAGATCGCCCGAAAGGAGATGCCGGACCTGGCACTGGTCGATCTCCGGATGCCGGGCATGCCGGGGCTGGACCTGACGATTGCACTCGCGTCGCTCGAGCCGCCCCCGCGGATCGTCGTACTGACGGGCTACGGCAGTATCGCAACCGCGTTGGAAGCGGTGCGGTGCGGTGCATCCCACTACTTGACCAAGCCCGCCGACGCTGACGAGATCCTGGTGGCGTTCGATCGCGATGCGAGCACAGCGGAGAAGCCATCGGAAGAGCCTTCGGGTGTGCCCTCGCTGGCACGTGCGGAGTGGGAACACATCAACCGGGTGCTCGCCGATTGTGGCGGGAACGTCTCGAAGGCGGCGCGCCTTCTGGGAATCCACCGGCGTTCCCTGCAACGCAAGTTGGCGAAATACCCGGCTTCGCGCTGACTCGTCTCGTCGTTCTGTTCGACGAGACGCACCTGCGACGATTTGCCGCATCCCGGTCCAGGATTTCTTCCGTTATCCGTGTCTCCTTCACGCCCCTGACGGGGCTTTCGCGAAGGAATCCAGACGGATGCGGAGAATCGCACGGAACGTGTTTGCCCTGGTCGTGACCAGCCTGCTGGTGTTTCCCCTGGCCAGGGCGGCCTTCGCTGCGGCAGACGATCCGATTCCGCCTGTCCGCCCAGCCACAGCCGAAAGCGAAGAGGCAGACCAGGCCGAGCTTTCCCCGATCGTGGTTTCGGC
Encoded proteins:
- a CDS encoding response regulator; protein product: MSSNEARARSVLVVDDDEIFRTRLMQAFEDRGLRSLGASNGDAALEIARKEMPDLALVDLRMPGMPGLDLTIALASLEPPPRIVVLTGYGSIATALEAVRCGASHYLTKPADADEILVAFDRDASTAEKPSEEPSGVPSLARAEWEHINRVLADCGGNVSKAARLLGIHRRSLQRKLAKYPASR
- a CDS encoding HAMP domain-containing histidine kinase; amino-acid sequence: MLAVGVSRWGFDLPLPLAPLGALIAATIVSNLAALVWLGRGGEASDAHAGSLLALDLAILTGLLYWTGGPSNPFTFLYLVNLTLAAAVLPGRWTWGLAALSVAGFGLLFTGHVPIAESSASHAQHGGEDFQLHLYGMWLAFTLTTLLIAFFVSKVSGELRRRQAELALERERSAHVERLASLATLAAGTAHELGTPLATIAVVAKELELRLHSDPSNASLPEEARLIRSEVRRCRTILDQMSVEAGENPTEALETVTMIELATDLRSELEEALSLRLEVEADETSFRAPRKALLRSLLSLVRNGFDASPPEATIHLIARREGPNLVFVVEDHGTGVSEELMHRIGEPFFTTKPAGRGQGLGLFLARTLATELGGALRIDSTPGHGTRAILELPVSLAEASGAPS